One segment of Primulina tabacum isolate GXHZ01 chromosome 14, ASM2559414v2, whole genome shotgun sequence DNA contains the following:
- the LOC142525376 gene encoding cell division topological specificity factor homolog, chloroplastic-like, with product MDLPMAISGDFRVSAALNPYKFNPLRTSTQFPPTKVDFNAFVSGTPGISSSPAFDDGHTTICCNSKRHLGIFGDHKHSQNSINQEVESFLLNAIKMNFFERLNLAWKIIFPSPPTRKNSNARTAKQRLKMILFSDRCAVSDEAKQKIVSSIVTVLSDFVEIESQDKVQLSVSTDADVGTIYSVTVPVRRVRSEYQIGDETGSITNIEYRDTGESSGSVDVTFDFYVPGDKFKD from the exons ATGGACTTGCCTATGGCGATTTCAGGAGATTTTAGGGTTTCCGCAGCTCTGAATCCCTACAAATTTAACCCTCTCCGAACCTCAACGCAATTTCCTCCTACGAAG GTGGATTTCAATGCTTTTGTTAGTGGGACACCTGGCATTTCTTCTTCACCAGCATTTGATGATGGCCATACTACCATTTGCTGCAACTCTAAACGACATCTTGGAATTTTTGGAGATCACAAACACTCCCAAAATTCCATCAACCAGGAGGTGGAGAGCTTCCTCCTCAATGCCATTAAGATGAACTTTTTCGAGCGATTAAACTTGGCCTGGAAGATAATTTTCCCATCACCTCCAACAAGAAAGAATTCCAACGCTAGAACTGCCAAGCAACGCTTGAAGATGATTCTTTTCTCCGATCGATGCGCAGTCAGTGATGAGGCTAAACAGAAGATTGTGAGTAGCATTGTGACCGTGCTATCTGATTTTGTAGAGATTGAATCTCAGGACAAAGTTCAACTTAGCGTCTCAACAGATGCTGATGTTGGCACCATTTATTCTGTCACCGTGCCTGTTCGGCGTGTGAGATCCGAATATCAAATCGGTGATGAAACAGGTTCGATAACTAACATTGAATACAGAGACACTGGTGAAAGTTCTGGTTCTGTTGATGTCACGTTTGATTTCTATGTGCCTGGTGACAAGTTCAAAGATTGA